CGGCGCTCACGGATGGCACGCTCGGGCCGACCGGGCTGGGCACGACCAACTTCGCCACCTGCGGCGGCGCTTTCGGGGCCGGGTCTTCCGTGATTTACGCAGCGGCGAGCGGCTGGGATTTGACGAACATCGTTGTTTACAGCGGTTGGGGGAATTACGACCGCGACGGCCAGTTCTACGACATCACCTATTCGACCCTGGCGGCGCCGACCACCTTCGTCCCGCTGGTGAGCGTGGATTACAACCCGCTGGCCGGTTTCGGGCCGTCGGTGAATCGCGTGGCTATTTCGCCCACCAACGGCGCGACCACGCTGGCCACGAACGTGTATGCGGTGAAGTTCGACTTCACGCGCCAGGGCACGCAGGACAACGGCTATTCCGGCTACAGCGAAATCGTCTTGCAGGGAACGAGCCTGGCGCCGGCCCAGCCGCCAACCCTCAGCAGCACCGCGCCGGGTGACGGCACGCTGGTGTTGACGGGTGCGGGCGGCACACCGGGACGCGCCTATTCGGTGTTGAGCACGACCAACCTGCTGGCGCCGCTCGACAGTTGGACGGTCAGCACGACGGGCGTGCTGGACGGCACCGGTTCCTTTTCCAACACCATCCCGGTCAACGCCGGTGAGCCGGAGCGATTCTTCCGCATTCGCGTTCCGTGAGGGGAGGTGGGGCACAGTTGGATTCAGTCGGGCTGCCGCCCGTCCCGGACCGGGGTTCCGGGGCGGGCGGCGTTTGTGGATGGCTTATGAAATGCAGACCGGTTTGTTCCCGCGCGTTTACCTTGATTGAGTTGCTGGTGGTCATCGCCATCATCGCCATCCTGGCGGCGTTGCTGTTGCCGGCGTTGTCCCGGGCCAAGGAGCGCGCCACCGGCATCAACTGCCTCAGCAATCTGCGGCAACTGACGCTGGCGGCCTTGCTCTATGGCGGGGATTTCAGCGACGCGATTCCGCCCAACCGCGGGCAGACGCTGGATTCCTGGGTGCCCGGGGGCAATGCGACCTATGATGTCGATTCGCTGCCCGGCGCCACCAATGTCGCGAACCTCCGTGCCGCGTTGCTCTATCCCTACAACCGCTCCGATGGCATCTACCGTTGTCCGGGTGACAAGAATCTGGTCGAAGGCACCAGCCTGCCGCGCGTGCGGGATTACTCGCTGAATGGCATGATGGGCGACAACGCCGGATTCGGCGTGGATGTGCATCCCAATATTTCCGAACACAAACGGTTCACGGACGTCGTCATTCCCAGCCCGGCGGGCGCTTCGTTCTTCATCGACGAGCAGGCCAGTGCGAGCACGTTGAAATCCAAAACGAGCGTGGACGATGGCTACTTTGCCGTGGATTCGGGCAGCGGTTCCAAAACGACCTACAACAGCCAGATCTGGCGCAACGTCCCGGCCAGCCGGCATGGCGACTGCGGGCAATTGTCCTACGCCGACGGGCACGCCGCCAAAATGAGGTGGCTCGTGCCAGGCACGCACGCCTTGCAAGGCCAGGACGCCAGTTCCGCCGTGTTCAACAACGCGGACCGCAAGCAACTTTGGCTGAGCACCTATGCCTCCGGATCGGTGCCGGGGGTGCCATGGTGACGGCCGCCCACAGGGGCCTGGCGTTGGTGGGGCGTGGCGGCCGTCGGCGGGCCGGCGAAGTCCTGCGTTCTTCGTTCAATTCATTTTTCGGACCATCTCGTTTCATGAAATTGGCAATACATCGCGTCCGGGCGGTGGCAATGGGGGTTGCGCTGACGGTCGGCGTGGGTGGCGGGCTGGCGCAAGGCGCGTTGCTCCCCGTGAACCTGCGGTGCGCGGACCGCGTGAATCCGCTGGGCATTGGCGACGCGGCACCGCGGCTGTCGTGGCAGTTGCAGGGCGATGACGCGGCGCGCGGCGAGGTGCAGAGCGCGTATCAAATCCAGGTTGGCTCGACGCCCGGCGCGGCGGATTTGTGGGACAGCGGCAAGGTGCTCAGCCGTCAAACGGTGGACGTCGGGTATGCGGGGCTGCCATTGACGAGCGGCCAGGCCTGTTACTGGCGGGTGCGAACCTACGACGGCGGCGACCAGGTTTCGGCATGGAGCGCGCCCGCGCAGTGGTCGATGGGATTGTTGCAACGCACCGACTGGAGCGCGCAGTGGATCGGTTACGACGCGGCCTACAACCTCACGCCGGCGCAGGCCACGAACAACGCCCTGTTCAACACCGCCGGGCTCGGCTGGATTCGCTGTCCCGGACAGGTGGCCCAGGGTGGAATTCACCAGTCGGCCTTGCGCCGGCCAGTGGTAATGCCGGCCGGCCAGAGCATCACCAACGCCGTCCTGGCGCTGTATGCGGACAACGAGTGCCGGGCGTTTGTGAACGGGGTGGCGGCCACGAATGAGGCGCTGCGCTGGGAAGCCACCGCGCGGATCAATGTGACGTCACTGCTGCACACGGGCACCAACCTGCTTGCGCTTTCCACCACCAACAGCGACGCCCAGCAGCCGGCCAGCGTGATTGGCCGGCTTGTCGTGCAGTTCGCGTCCGGCAGTGTGACCAACCTCCCGGTGGACACGTCGTGGAAGGCCGCCCAGTGGCCGGCGGGGAACTGGACGCAGCCGGGCTACGACGACGCCAGCTGGGTCACGCCCGAAAGCACCGGCACGCCATGGGGCCTGCCGGCGTTGAATGACCTGGCCCGCGTGCCCGCGCCGTATCTGCGGAAGGAATTCACAGTTGGCCCGGCCGTCCGGCGCGCGATGGTTTATGTCACCGCGCTCGGCACCTACGAATTGCATCTCAACGGCCAGAAAGTGGGCAACGACGTGCTGACGCCGGGTTGGACGCAGTTCTCGAAGCGGGTTTACTACCAGACCTACGATGTCACCACGATGGTTGGTGCGGGCACGAATGTCATCGGCGCCATTCTCGGCGACGGCTGGTATGCGGGCGATGTGGGTTACAAGGGCAGCCGGCTCAATTACGGCGGCCTGCCCCGGCTGCTGGTGCAACTCGTCATCGAACTGGCGGACGGCACGACGCAAACGGTGGTCAGCGACGGCTCGTGGAAGGCGCGTTACGGGCCGATACAATTTGCCGACCTGTTGATCGGTTCGGATTACGACGCGCGGCGCGAGCTGCCCGGCTGGGACGCGGCGCCGTTCGATGACCACGACTGGGCGCCGGTGTTGACCGGGCTCAAAGCCACCACCGGCGGCTATGCGGACGTGACCACCAACGTCGCCGGCCTGGTGGTGAACAACCAGCTCAACTTCGTGGTTGGCAACGACGCGCTCGGCGGCGATCCGGCTTACGGCATCGTCAAGACGTTGGAAATGGATTTCTCGCTGGGTGGCACGAATCAGACGGCGTTCTTCGGCGAAAACGAAACGGTGAACCTGGGCGGCGCTGGCCTGCCATTGACGATTGGGCGGGCGTTCTATGGCAACCCCGCGGCTTTTCCGGGGCTGGGCGGGATGCGGTTGCAGGCGGCGGTCACCGAGCCGGCCCGGGTGATGGAAACGCTGCCGGCCATTCAACTCACCGAACCCAAGCCGGGTCGTTACACCTTCGATTTGGGCCAGAACATGGTGGGCTGGGTGCGGTTGAACATGAGCGGTCTGCCAGGCGACCGAATCACGGTGCGCCACGGCGAAATGCTGAATCCCGACGGCACGGTTTACACGGCCAACCTGCGCGGCGCCAACGCGACGGATTGCTACACCTTCG
Above is a window of Verrucomicrobiia bacterium DNA encoding:
- a CDS encoding prepilin-type N-terminal cleavage/methylation domain-containing protein gives rise to the protein MKCRPVCSRAFTLIELLVVIAIIAILAALLLPALSRAKERATGINCLSNLRQLTLAALLYGGDFSDAIPPNRGQTLDSWVPGGNATYDVDSLPGATNVANLRAALLYPYNRSDGIYRCPGDKNLVEGTSLPRVRDYSLNGMMGDNAGFGVDVHPNISEHKRFTDVVIPSPAGASFFIDEQASASTLKSKTSVDDGYFAVDSGSGSKTTYNSQIWRNVPASRHGDCGQLSYADGHAAKMRWLVPGTHALQGQDASSAVFNNADRKQLWLSTYASGSVPGVPW